TTTCGTGAAAGCCGGGCTGCCCGCCCTGCGGACGCTCACCTTTTTTGCCCTCAACATACCTTTTGTCGCTGCGCAAATCGTCCCCGTGGGCTTGTTGCTTTCCGTTATCATTGTTTTCAGCATGATGAACAGAAACAATGAGTTGATGGCCTTGAGGAGCGGCGGCGTGAGTCTCTACAGCTTATTGAAGCCCATGCTGGTTTTAGGCCTGGTCGCAACCGCGGGATTGTTTTTTTTCTCGGACCAGGTGGTTCCGGTCACGACGGTCAAAGCCAACACCATCTGGACCAAGGAAGTGAAGAAAAAAAACCTCATCTCCTCCAGGGAGAAAAACATCTGGATCAAAGGCCGCCGCCGGATTACCCATATCGCCTATTACGATCCCGCTAAAAGGCGTGCTTACGGCCTGTCCGTGAACTATTTTGACGACCGCTTCCGGCTGATACGCAAGATCGATGCGGAAAAGGGCGTCTTTGAAAACGGCAGTTGGCATCTTCACAAGCTTATCGAACAGATCCGGGTCGGGCCGGCAGGGAGTGAACCCTCCGATACGTTCCAGATATCCTATGTTGAAAAAATGAACAGACAGCTCGATTTTACCCCCGAGGACCTTGCCAAAGTGGTCAGGAAGCCGGAGGAAATGAGTTATAAGGAGCTGTCGGCCTATATA
This is a stretch of genomic DNA from Deltaproteobacteria bacterium. It encodes these proteins:
- the lptG gene encoding LPS export ABC transporter permease LptG, with product MTIIQRYLTREVLKQFVIVLVAVIGIYVIVDFFEKSDNFVKAGLPALRTLTFFALNIPFVAAQIVPVGLLLSVIIVFSMMNRNNELMALRSGGVSLYSLLKPMLVLGLVATAGLFFFSDQVVPVTTVKANTIWTKEVKKKNLISSREKNIWIKGRRRITHIAYYDPAKRRAYGLSVNYFDDRFRLIRKIDAEKGVFENGSWHLHKLIEQIRVGPAGSEPSDTFQISYVEKMNRQLDFTPEDLAKVVRKPEEMSYKELSAYISKVEDEGYDATVHRVNLHAKVSYAFVCVIMCLIGMGLSVRQGAGKGIFFNVTYGIALAFFYWVAHSFCLSLGYGEMLPPLVAAWVANFIFMILGFLILVYAE